One Candidatus Korarchaeum sp. DNA segment encodes these proteins:
- a CDS encoding RAMP superfamily CRISPR-associated protein, whose amino-acid sequence MSSYKFVCVGETKRQKNQRYEKHSSIREVHRIGISLITESPVHVGSGRAQPHSDGPLMLNTRSRGGELIIPGSTLKGVVSHYYLALTADIESTSNLFGFPGYMSRALFSDSLPVECAGPEIVEVGPSWKPKMSKPGHIKIYRSDMGLEMGRGIFLECIPKGTTLRSEVLIINPIEGETAKLLLAMGYVPGNVKVFLLGFGKPKGLGKVRVKEVKIHSIDVLGNEREIDISESIEKALNQFGKRFEEVFG is encoded by the coding sequence ATGAGCTCATACAAGTTCGTTTGTGTCGGAGAAACGAAGAGGCAGAAGAACCAGAGGTATGAGAAGCATTCCTCGATAAGGGAGGTCCATAGAATAGGGATTTCCCTCATAACGGAATCCCCCGTTCATGTGGGCAGTGGGAGGGCTCAACCTCACTCCGACGGGCCCCTCATGCTCAACACCAGATCGAGGGGAGGAGAGCTCATAATCCCCGGGTCCACTCTGAAGGGGGTCGTCTCCCACTACTACCTGGCGTTGACCGCAGATATAGAGTCCACATCAAACCTTTTCGGGTTCCCAGGTTACATGTCCAGGGCTCTGTTCTCGGATTCCCTCCCTGTCGAATGTGCGGGACCGGAGATAGTAGAGGTGGGGCCCAGCTGGAAGCCTAAAATGTCTAAACCTGGACATATCAAGATTTACAGGAGCGATATGGGTCTAGAGATGGGAAGAGGGATCTTCTTAGAGTGCATTCCCAAGGGAACGACCCTCAGGTCAGAAGTACTTATAATCAACCCCATTGAGGGGGAGACCGCGAAGCTCCTGCTAGCTATGGGCTATGTCCCAGGCAACGTGAAAGTGTTCCTTCTCGGCTTCGGGAAACCCAAGGGACTCGGAAAGGTTAGGGTCAAGGAGGTGAAGATCCATTCAATTGATGTCCTCGGTAATGAGAGGGAGATAGATATTTCGGAGAGCATCGAGAAAGCTCTAAATCAATTCGGAAAAAGGTTCGAGGAGGTGTTCGGATGA
- a CDS encoding RAMP superfamily CRISPR-associated protein gives MTAPVLEAIFISGVVKCEIEARSPLTIGSGGSPLDPLSPDIPLLRDSRGMPIIPGSTLKGFFRAWVERTLSSLKLNKWDMLVSDIFGTIEPEPCGSRLMFDDALAEEPCTIVGIREHVKLSPETMGVKHGPFIQEYVEPGAKFSCDISFRNLPPSFLSLLSPVIRQADAGIARLGRSKSRGYGRISISLSDVSMMLTWPSHMEKVSFKLALPNCNKEVDLDAEKKDKMILLRDSISGYNLECSVYEDLPPFLRAKVPWATVEGCLDPLLKGLEGW, from the coding sequence ATGACAGCTCCAGTTCTCGAGGCGATATTCATCTCCGGGGTTGTTAAATGCGAGATAGAGGCGAGATCCCCCCTGACCATTGGATCCGGTGGGAGCCCATTGGATCCCTTATCCCCAGACATACCCCTGCTTAGGGATTCCAGGGGAATGCCGATAATACCGGGATCCACGCTCAAGGGGTTCTTCAGGGCCTGGGTTGAGAGAACACTCTCCTCTCTCAAACTCAATAAGTGGGATATGCTCGTCAGTGATATCTTCGGAACGATTGAACCGGAACCCTGCGGCTCTAGGCTCATGTTCGATGACGCGTTGGCCGAGGAGCCCTGTACGATAGTAGGGATCAGGGAGCACGTGAAGCTGAGCCCTGAGACGATGGGTGTGAAGCACGGACCCTTCATTCAAGAGTATGTTGAGCCCGGTGCTAAGTTCTCATGTGATATCTCATTCAGGAACCTCCCTCCGTCCTTCCTATCCCTACTCTCCCCCGTGATCAGGCAAGCTGATGCGGGGATAGCTAGGCTGGGGAGGTCGAAGAGCAGGGGCTATGGACGCATCTCTATCAGTCTCTCCGATGTCTCGATGATGTTAACATGGCCTTCCCACATGGAAAAAGTATCCTTCAAACTCGCATTACCAAATTGTAATAAAGAGGTAGATCTGGATGCTGAGAAGAAGGATAAAATGATCCTATTGAGGGATTCTATCTCAGGATACAATCTTGAATGCTCGGTTTATGAGGACTTGCCTCCCTTCCTGAGAGCCAAGGTCCCCTGGGCCACCGTGGAGGGATGCCTCGACCCGCTCCTGAAGGGACTGGAGGGATGGTGA
- a CDS encoding RAMP superfamily CRISPR-associated protein encodes MNGGLMSLMRRIWVDCEIELLEPLRVGAGRDPFSSIDLPVLKDFRGVPIIPGSTLKGFFRSYLSGLLLAYKLAGGKELELEGINLKLEPCVDSISENKIDLKELDELCVLDRLFGYSGRAFSLASLVRLTDAEPLDSSLGTLRRTHVSIDSGRDAARSRMLGDVEASKERDGDLRNPTRYKFTMVFDELSDPRFSCANDTFKLLLKLLSRGIEGFIGGWKSRGYGRVIVRISGIRVAKIGDLIQGDVREATLNDVM; translated from the coding sequence TTGAATGGAGGCTTGATGAGTCTCATGAGGAGAATTTGGGTCGATTGCGAGATCGAATTACTTGAGCCCCTGAGGGTGGGGGCAGGGAGAGACCCGTTTTCCTCCATAGACCTGCCCGTCTTGAAGGACTTCAGGGGAGTTCCGATAATACCGGGATCCACGCTTAAGGGGTTCTTCAGGTCGTACCTATCGGGGCTCCTTCTCGCTTATAAGCTCGCAGGAGGGAAGGAATTAGAATTGGAAGGGATAAATCTTAAGCTGGAACCCTGCGTTGATAGCATATCCGAGAACAAAATAGATCTCAAGGAACTGGATGAGCTCTGCGTGCTTGATAGATTGTTCGGTTACTCCGGAAGGGCGTTCTCCCTAGCATCTCTCGTAAGGTTAACTGACGCTGAACCTCTCGATAGCTCCCTGGGGACGCTCAGAAGGACGCACGTATCCATTGATAGTGGGAGGGATGCCGCCAGGAGTAGGATGCTCGGTGATGTGGAAGCTTCGAAGGAGAGGGACGGGGACCTCAGGAATCCGACTAGGTACAAGTTCACCATGGTATTTGATGAGCTGAGCGACCCCCGGTTTTCATGCGCTAATGATACATTCAAGCTTCTCCTGAAACTGCTCAGCAGGGGAATAGAGGGGTTCATAGGTGGGTGGAAGAGTAGGGGTTATGGGAGGGTAATAGTGAGGATATCAGGGATAAGGGTGGCTAAGATAGGAGATCTCATTCAAGGGGATGTTAGGGAAGCGACTTTAAACGATGTCATGTGA
- a CDS encoding RAMP superfamily CRISPR-associated protein encodes MREISVRIRFRGIRAAQPSYEVRKEDYRMMLYEKKVGDRVVRFPISPAQFKGALRQVACLVVKREPKLAEAYESLFGSDVASRCLKGSGKVAPPSSREGKLSFEIVSSDLGDDLDSRIELRPRIRINRRLGAVEREALLFSQAISSRFEVTFKISAEELAEEEEDLLRKSLNALRGWGVCGWTSIGYGIVEEVSFNGI; translated from the coding sequence ATGAGGGAAATCAGTGTCAGAATTAGGTTTAGAGGTATAAGGGCGGCCCAGCCATCCTATGAAGTGAGAAAGGAGGATTACAGGATGATGCTCTATGAGAAGAAGGTAGGGGATAGGGTAGTGAGGTTTCCAATATCGCCCGCTCAGTTCAAGGGCGCCCTAAGGCAGGTAGCGTGCCTCGTGGTTAAGAGAGAACCTAAGCTAGCTGAGGCTTATGAGAGCCTCTTCGGTAGCGATGTAGCTAGCAGGTGCCTCAAGGGATCCGGGAAGGTGGCTCCTCCCTCATCGAGGGAGGGGAAGTTGAGCTTCGAGATAGTCTCCTCAGACTTAGGCGATGATCTCGACTCAAGGATAGAGCTGAGGCCCAGGATAAGGATAAACAGGAGGCTTGGAGCCGTAGAGAGGGAAGCTTTACTCTTCTCTCAAGCGATATCATCTAGATTTGAAGTAACTTTCAAGATCTCAGCCGAAGAGCTTGCTGAGGAGGAGGAAGATCTGCTCAGAAAGTCCCTGAATGCGCTCAGAGGTTGGGGGGTATGCGGATGGACGTCCATAGGCTACGGCATCGTTGAAGAGGTGAGCTTCAATGGGATCTAG
- a CDS encoding DUF401 family protein, producing MVDPVLSFAVAVALLIGLLMMRQEVHVAVVVSTLAFGLLTLGPSLPESTFKGTFSRSTLSLVTAFSSALFISYILKVNGLFDRITDFAVSIGPRFASLFIPVLIGLIPMPGGALVSAMMMKKHYMERQKLDSDFATFVNYWFRHVTIPVWPIFQSIIIASVILQTSVVRVVEATYPAAIGSTLAGLLIFLTGMRRANNSLERTGVSYRSLAYFWPFITIIFLIFLVKLPVDISLLLTAIVVIAYARPKLKDVKEGLKFAFSVKILAVVLAVTMFTQYVYDSRAAEALYDFMLSRRIPPLLLCFLITFVIGVTTAGEYVYTGTALPLLSVIIGTSSNIRDLYLLTSYAGGYFGVMLSPVHLCLVLTLEYYGSRYSGVYRYLLPATLLSLVITFLVAIPLSGELA from the coding sequence ATGGTCGATCCGGTACTCAGCTTCGCCGTAGCGGTAGCTTTGCTGATAGGCTTGCTCATGATGAGACAGGAGGTTCACGTAGCCGTAGTGGTCTCAACGCTAGCCTTTGGCCTCTTAACACTGGGTCCCTCGCTTCCCGAGTCCACTTTCAAGGGAACATTCTCCAGGAGCACACTCTCGCTGGTCACGGCTTTCTCATCAGCCCTCTTCATATCGTACATACTCAAGGTGAACGGTCTCTTCGATAGGATAACGGATTTCGCTGTCAGCATAGGCCCCAGGTTCGCTTCGCTTTTCATACCAGTGCTGATAGGCTTGATACCGATGCCGGGAGGGGCGTTAGTATCGGCGATGATGATGAAGAAGCACTACATGGAGAGGCAGAAGCTGGACAGCGACTTCGCCACCTTCGTCAACTACTGGTTCAGGCACGTCACTATTCCCGTCTGGCCAATCTTCCAATCCATAATAATAGCGTCGGTGATACTCCAGACCTCAGTGGTCAGGGTAGTCGAGGCCACTTACCCAGCGGCCATAGGCTCAACCCTGGCCGGCTTGCTAATCTTCCTCACCGGGATGAGGAGGGCCAACAACTCTTTGGAGAGGACAGGAGTAAGTTACAGGTCTCTAGCTTACTTCTGGCCATTCATCACGATAATATTCCTCATATTCCTGGTGAAGCTCCCCGTGGATATCTCCCTGCTCCTCACGGCCATAGTGGTCATCGCTTACGCTAGGCCGAAGCTTAAGGACGTCAAGGAGGGGCTGAAGTTCGCTTTCTCAGTGAAGATACTGGCTGTAGTGCTAGCGGTTACCATGTTCACGCAGTACGTGTACGATAGCAGAGCCGCTGAGGCCCTGTACGACTTCATGCTCTCGAGGAGGATACCTCCCCTCCTCCTCTGCTTCCTGATAACCTTCGTGATAGGCGTCACCACGGCTGGTGAGTACGTCTACACGGGGACGGCTCTACCGCTGTTGAGCGTGATAATAGGGACCTCATCCAACATAAGGGACTTATATCTCCTCACTAGCTACGCTGGTGGTTATTTCGGCGTTATGCTCTCACCTGTGCACCTCTGCCTGGTTTTGACGCTCGAGTACTACGGATCGAGGTACTCGGGGGTTTACAGGTACCTCCTGCCAGCCACCCTGCTCAGCCTGGTGATCACCTTCCTGGTGGCGATCCCCCTGAGTGGTGAGCTCGCTTGA
- a CDS encoding DUF354 domain-containing protein encodes MRKVWIDIVNEANARFWRRFLSKYGGPVLLTARRKGSLLELLSAMLPNVEVIPVGEWGAGDHEKLLRFAERVKGLTSILEGEDVGSAISKGSVEQARVAFGLRIPYIAMNDNDLAPHVVTKLTFPLASVSIVPECFSGPTYGETVRFRGVFEVAHVLDYMERGEFAGSDLGLDEGSYLILRDPPAASHYLREGFPVEGVIRKIAELGVPTVRITRDGFVELPSGERMRAALDGISIISKSAGVISGGGTMVREAALLGVPSISLFPREEPCVSRVLMEAGLMLKAEPKDLVEVYRKMRRDWESGSLKERALEFLKTCEDPVDVAIDALRRFSD; translated from the coding sequence TTGAGGAAGGTCTGGATAGATATCGTGAACGAAGCCAACGCTAGGTTCTGGAGGAGGTTCCTAAGCAAGTACGGGGGTCCGGTCCTCCTGACCGCTAGGAGGAAGGGCTCCCTATTGGAGCTCCTCAGCGCGATGTTACCGAACGTCGAGGTGATTCCCGTGGGGGAGTGGGGAGCCGGCGATCACGAGAAGCTCCTGAGGTTCGCTGAGAGGGTCAAGGGCCTGACCTCGATCCTGGAGGGCGAGGATGTCGGCTCAGCCATATCTAAGGGATCCGTCGAGCAGGCTAGGGTTGCTTTCGGATTGAGGATACCTTACATCGCTATGAACGATAACGATTTGGCCCCTCATGTTGTCACGAAGCTCACCTTTCCCTTAGCGAGCGTCTCGATAGTTCCTGAGTGCTTCTCAGGTCCTACCTACGGCGAAACCGTGAGGTTCAGGGGGGTGTTCGAGGTGGCGCACGTCCTCGATTACATGGAGCGCGGCGAGTTCGCGGGCTCAGACCTGGGTTTGGATGAGGGTAGCTACCTGATCCTCAGGGATCCTCCTGCGGCTTCCCACTACCTCAGGGAGGGGTTTCCCGTCGAGGGGGTCATCAGGAAGATCGCTGAGCTGGGGGTACCCACGGTCAGGATCACGAGGGATGGGTTCGTCGAGCTCCCCTCGGGGGAGAGGATGAGGGCTGCTCTCGATGGTATATCGATCATCTCGAAATCTGCTGGAGTGATCTCGGGTGGCGGGACGATGGTGAGGGAAGCCGCTTTACTAGGCGTGCCATCGATATCCCTCTTCCCCAGGGAGGAGCCATGCGTCAGCAGAGTCCTGATGGAAGCGGGGTTGATGCTCAAAGCTGAGCCGAAGGACTTAGTGGAAGTTTACAGGAAGATGAGGAGGGATTGGGAATCCGGCTCCCTGAAGGAGAGGGCCCTTGAGTTCCTGAAGACGTGCGAGGACCCAGTTGATGTAGCTATCGATGCCCTGAGGAGGTTCTCGGACTAA
- a CDS encoding MBL fold metallo-hydrolase, with protein sequence MLKGLGNGTFVLPGSPATLFIRSPSGFYIIDPGCPEGRRAQIEEQGSIEAVLLTHSHSDHVLAARGLRSALGTYAPIQELPFIESPEVREATTFGGYAPWNLIFHVEAVSVHVDNPFRLPFKLDCLEAIGLPGHTFGQVGYLSDQGVLYAADSFFGDRLLKRVVIPYFLDFEAALSTLEWLRDRARDFEKVVPSHGPILEGRRASELIEVNIGTLESLRGRVMSTLRARGLTVEELTFRLLAEGGAELTPGSLILGAVTLRSLLSRLYESSLVEAEVSERGIVWRLND encoded by the coding sequence ATGCTTAAGGGTCTGGGAAACGGGACCTTCGTACTCCCCGGAAGCCCCGCCACGCTGTTCATAAGATCCCCCTCGGGTTTCTACATCATAGATCCCGGCTGTCCTGAGGGGAGGAGAGCCCAGATAGAGGAGCAGGGGAGTATAGAGGCCGTACTGCTGACTCACTCCCACTCCGATCACGTGCTAGCGGCTAGAGGGTTGAGGAGCGCCCTAGGGACGTACGCCCCCATTCAAGAGCTACCGTTCATAGAATCACCCGAGGTGAGGGAAGCCACTACTTTCGGTGGTTACGCTCCTTGGAACCTCATATTTCACGTTGAGGCTGTTTCAGTTCACGTCGACAATCCATTCAGGCTCCCCTTCAAGTTGGATTGTCTGGAGGCGATCGGTTTACCGGGCCACACGTTCGGTCAAGTGGGTTACTTGAGCGATCAAGGTGTCCTATACGCTGCCGACTCTTTCTTCGGCGATAGGCTCCTCAAGAGGGTTGTCATACCTTACTTCCTGGACTTTGAGGCTGCTTTGAGCACTCTTGAGTGGCTGAGGGATAGGGCCAGGGACTTCGAGAAGGTGGTTCCATCGCATGGCCCGATCTTAGAGGGGAGGAGGGCCTCTGAGCTGATAGAGGTGAACATAGGGACCTTGGAGTCGCTCAGGGGGAGGGTCATGTCGACCCTGAGGGCCAGGGGACTGACTGTGGAGGAACTCACCTTCAGGTTGCTGGCTGAGGGAGGGGCCGAGCTCACGCCGGGCTCCCTGATACTGGGTGCTGTGACGCTGAGGTCCCTCCTCTCGAGGCTCTACGAGAGCAGCTTAGTCGAGGCCGAGGTGAGCGAGAGGGGCATCGTTTGGAGGTTGAACGATTAG
- a CDS encoding glycosyltransferase, whose translation MKGIYVTLSLMYLNLILIPIAIGGKLSLMAFLTAIAISSYFTFHAMAFRRSERPRYVGEDFLPLLIIGVPLILSLIISYDVYSIFERLLYSLLAFGLTMITWHYLLLVPLAIYYRNLEERERKQPLIYRPLVSVIIPARNEEKVIGHTIRSVLESDYEPKEVIVVDDASTDRTFEVASKYQGPRVKVLRKEVGGMGKARALNFGLRFARGEVVVFIDADTLITREAIGELVRKLQDPNVSAVAGNVMVRNRVNLLTKLQAVEYIATFHLFRKGLSVLGAVPIISGALGAFRRDILEITGFYDADTLTEDFDVTVKALKAGKVVQASSYAVAFTEVPERLRSLYKQRLRWYRGAFEVLFKHKDVYRYSSGFGHLKALDFPLIIMNNLIIPFIDFLSIISIALAILRGLVLPLIVQVILFSTLQILITLISLQIAEEKDVSLAVIPLFAIGYKQFHEALMLKCFLDVLHARLRGRSFGWTFIERKGIEERIAQEVRF comes from the coding sequence GTGAAGGGCATTTACGTAACCCTCTCGCTGATGTACCTCAACCTAATACTGATACCCATTGCGATAGGAGGTAAACTCTCCTTAATGGCGTTCTTAACAGCGATCGCGATATCCTCCTACTTCACCTTTCACGCTATGGCTTTCAGGAGGTCTGAGAGACCTAGGTACGTAGGGGAGGACTTCCTTCCCCTCCTCATCATCGGCGTGCCACTAATCCTCTCCCTCATAATCTCCTACGACGTGTATAGCATCTTCGAGAGGTTGCTCTACAGCCTCCTAGCGTTCGGGCTGACCATGATAACTTGGCACTACTTGCTGCTGGTCCCACTAGCCATATACTACAGGAACCTGGAGGAGAGGGAGAGGAAACAGCCCCTCATCTACAGGCCTCTCGTGAGCGTGATAATACCGGCTAGGAACGAGGAGAAGGTAATAGGGCACACGATAAGGTCCGTTCTTGAGTCAGATTATGAGCCGAAGGAGGTCATAGTGGTGGATGACGCTTCGACGGACAGGACCTTCGAAGTGGCTTCGAAGTACCAAGGCCCGAGGGTCAAGGTGTTGAGGAAGGAAGTGGGGGGTATGGGGAAAGCCAGAGCCCTGAACTTCGGCTTGAGGTTCGCAAGAGGTGAGGTAGTGGTCTTCATAGACGCTGATACGCTGATCACCAGGGAGGCAATAGGGGAGCTGGTCAGGAAGCTTCAGGATCCTAACGTCTCAGCGGTGGCTGGGAACGTGATGGTGAGGAACAGGGTGAACTTACTCACCAAGCTCCAGGCGGTGGAGTACATAGCGACCTTCCACCTCTTCAGGAAGGGCTTGAGCGTATTGGGAGCTGTCCCCATAATATCAGGAGCCTTAGGAGCTTTCAGGAGGGATATTTTAGAGATCACAGGGTTTTATGATGCTGATACACTTACTGAGGACTTCGACGTGACGGTAAAAGCTCTGAAAGCGGGTAAGGTAGTTCAGGCGAGCTCATACGCTGTGGCATTCACGGAGGTACCTGAGAGACTTAGGAGCCTCTATAAGCAGAGGTTGAGGTGGTACAGAGGGGCTTTCGAGGTCCTATTCAAGCATAAGGATGTTTACAGGTATTCCTCGGGCTTCGGTCACCTTAAAGCACTCGATTTCCCTCTAATAATCATGAATAACCTAATAATCCCGTTCATAGACTTCCTATCCATTATCTCCATAGCCTTAGCTATCCTCAGAGGACTGGTACTCCCCCTGATAGTTCAAGTGATATTGTTCTCAACCCTTCAGATCTTGATCACGCTCATATCGCTGCAGATAGCTGAGGAGAAGGACGTATCGCTCGCTGTAATTCCCCTGTTCGCTATAGGCTATAAGCAGTTCCATGAGGCGTTGATGCTGAAGTGCTTCCTAGACGTGCTCCACGCCAGGCTGAGGGGGAGAAGCTTCGGCTGGACGTTCATAGAGAGGAAGGGGATTGAGGAGAGGATAGCCCAGGAGGTAAGGTTTTAA
- a CDS encoding DMT family transporter: protein MELAVAAAVFSGCVWGITPILYAEASREGGSAKANFWKSLGALSILLIISSLMGDLRIPPPSALPYVVLNTALGTGMADYLFLKSIALIGPGRATPVGFTYLIWSALLPSLMIGEPFSLEVLLGAALALAGIWLISRGGGRWAARGVALSLMASLGWTLGPIAAKLALNYVSELTLTTWNSAIVTIAYLIPSAPSLKVKGFGKAALGGSVGVGIALPLYFYAVRELGVAIASLTTALGPVVSLILSSFSGSKLDRASALGGALVVAGILVAIA from the coding sequence TTGGAACTGGCGGTAGCTGCGGCCGTGTTCTCAGGCTGCGTCTGGGGGATCACCCCCATTCTCTACGCTGAGGCATCTAGAGAGGGAGGATCAGCTAAAGCCAACTTCTGGAAGTCCTTAGGAGCTCTATCAATACTCCTCATAATATCTTCCCTAATGGGGGATCTCAGGATACCCCCTCCCTCAGCCCTGCCGTACGTAGTGCTCAACACGGCCCTGGGGACCGGGATGGCCGATTACCTCTTCCTGAAGTCCATAGCGTTGATAGGTCCTGGCAGAGCTACTCCCGTGGGCTTCACCTACCTAATATGGTCTGCCCTACTACCTAGCCTCATGATAGGGGAGCCGTTCTCATTAGAGGTGCTGCTGGGAGCCGCTTTAGCCCTCGCCGGCATCTGGCTCATCTCAAGGGGAGGGGGGAGGTGGGCCGCTAGGGGGGTCGCTCTTAGCCTCATGGCCTCCCTCGGATGGACCCTAGGACCTATAGCAGCCAAGTTAGCCCTTAACTACGTGAGCGAGCTCACCCTAACCACTTGGAACTCGGCTATCGTGACTATAGCCTATCTAATCCCCTCAGCGCCCTCGCTCAAGGTCAAGGGGTTTGGGAAAGCCGCTCTGGGAGGATCCGTGGGCGTGGGCATAGCGCTCCCACTTTACTTCTACGCTGTAAGGGAGTTAGGAGTAGCTATAGCCTCCCTAACGACAGCTTTAGGACCCGTAGTCTCCCTCATACTCTCCAGCTTCAGCGGGAGCAAGTTGGACAGGGCCTCTGCCCTGGGCGGGGCCTTAGTGGTGGCGGGCATCCTAGTGGCTATAGCTTAG
- a CDS encoding hydroxymethylglutaryl-CoA reductase, degradative yields MRTSRISGFYNLPVEERLKIVKDFANLTDEEVEVVKNGKLAIEIADHMIENVIGLYSLPFAVATNFLINGKDYLVPMVIEEPSVVAAASNAAKMARESGGFHATATDSIMISQIQVVRVPNVEEAKRAILSEKEKLLASANEMDPLLTKLGGGARDLEVRVVETDAGPMLIVHLLVDTLDAMGANTVNTMAEGLAPTVERLTGGRVYLRILSNLADRRLARAKAKFSKAAIGGEDVVEGIMWAYRFAKYDPYRAATHNKGIMNGIIAVALATGQDTRALEAGAHSYAARGGSYTTLTDYWVDENGDLWGSIELPMAVGTVGGVVRVHPMAKIALKILGVEKARELAMVMASVGLAQNFAALRALATEGIQAGHMRLHARNIAMSAGATPSEVDEVVERMLRERRIHVERAKQILEEMRSGKKA; encoded by the coding sequence ATGCGCACCTCCAGGATATCCGGGTTCTACAACCTCCCGGTGGAGGAGAGGCTCAAGATAGTCAAGGATTTTGCGAACTTGACCGATGAGGAAGTTGAAGTAGTTAAGAATGGGAAGCTGGCTATTGAGATCGCTGATCACATGATAGAGAACGTTATAGGATTATACTCACTTCCCTTCGCCGTTGCCACGAACTTCCTGATAAACGGGAAGGATTACCTAGTTCCAATGGTGATAGAGGAGCCAAGCGTAGTTGCTGCAGCCAGCAATGCAGCTAAGATGGCCAGGGAGTCAGGGGGATTTCACGCGACCGCTACCGACTCAATAATGATATCCCAGATACAGGTGGTGAGGGTGCCCAACGTGGAGGAGGCTAAGAGGGCGATATTATCTGAGAAGGAGAAGCTTCTAGCCTCAGCGAACGAGATGGACCCTCTGTTAACTAAGCTAGGTGGAGGGGCCAGGGATCTGGAGGTGAGGGTCGTTGAGACGGATGCCGGACCGATGCTGATAGTGCACCTCCTCGTGGACACGCTAGACGCGATGGGGGCCAACACGGTCAACACGATGGCCGAGGGACTGGCCCCGACGGTGGAGAGGCTGACGGGGGGCAGGGTCTACCTGAGGATACTATCGAACCTGGCCGATAGGAGGCTGGCCAGGGCCAAGGCCAAGTTCTCGAAGGCCGCGATAGGAGGGGAGGATGTCGTTGAGGGTATAATGTGGGCCTACAGGTTCGCTAAGTACGATCCCTACAGGGCCGCTACCCATAACAAGGGGATAATGAACGGCATAATAGCTGTGGCCCTAGCTACAGGGCAGGACACGAGGGCCCTCGAGGCAGGAGCCCATAGCTACGCCGCTAGAGGCGGTAGCTATACTACGCTCACCGACTACTGGGTGGATGAGAACGGGGACCTCTGGGGTAGTATCGAGCTTCCCATGGCTGTTGGAACTGTCGGAGGAGTAGTTAGAGTTCATCCAATGGCTAAGATAGCCCTAAAGATACTTGGAGTTGAGAAAGCTAGGGAGCTAGCCATGGTCATGGCTTCAGTTGGCTTAGCTCAGAACTTCGCCGCTCTGAGAGCTCTGGCCACGGAGGGCATACAGGCGGGGCACATGAGACTGCACGCCAGGAACATAGCTATGTCAGCGGGGGCCACGCCCAGCGAGGTGGATGAGGTCGTGGAGAGGATGCTCAGGGAGAGGAGGATACACGTGGAGAGGGCCAAACAGATACTGGAGGAGATGAGGAGTGGGAAGAAAGCTTGA